A genomic region of Sphingobium sp. HWE2-09 contains the following coding sequences:
- a CDS encoding pyrimidine 5'-nucleotidase, with the protein MIGELAHVDTWIFDLDNTLYPAKADLFALIDVKMGEFIQGLLGCDPVIARETQKRYFLEHGTTLAGLMHHHGIEPHAYLDYVHDISMDRLEVDAALNAHIAALPGRRLIFTNGDAAYAQRVLDRLGLGDAFELIHDVHACQYIPKPDPAGYATLCRVHDVDPTRAAFFEDMARNLRPAKAIGMTTIWVNNGSEAGNHDHHPDFIDFETDHLTPFLAKIIGEAA; encoded by the coding sequence ATGATTGGCGAACTGGCCCATGTCGACACCTGGATCTTCGATCTGGACAATACGCTCTATCCGGCGAAGGCGGACCTGTTCGCGCTGATCGACGTGAAGATGGGCGAGTTCATCCAGGGATTGCTGGGCTGCGACCCGGTGATCGCGCGGGAAACGCAGAAGCGCTATTTTCTGGAGCATGGCACGACGCTGGCGGGCCTGATGCATCATCACGGCATCGAACCGCACGCCTATCTGGACTATGTCCACGATATTTCGATGGACCGGCTGGAGGTCGATGCGGCGCTCAACGCGCATATCGCCGCGCTGCCCGGCCGCCGCCTGATCTTCACCAATGGCGACGCGGCCTATGCGCAGCGGGTGCTGGACCGGCTGGGCCTGGGCGATGCGTTCGAACTGATCCACGACGTCCATGCCTGCCAATATATTCCTAAACCCGATCCGGCGGGCTACGCCACGCTCTGCCGCGTGCATGATGTCGATCCGACCCGCGCCGCCTTTTTCGAGGACATGGCCCGCAACCTGCGCCCCGCCAAGGCGATCGGCATGACCACCATCTGGGTCAATAATGGCTCGGAAGCGGGTAATCACGATCATCATCCCGATTTCATCGATTTCGAAACCGACCATCTGACGCCATTTCTGGCGAAAATCATTGGGGAAGCAGCATGA
- a CDS encoding phosphoserine transaminase, which yields MTDLTAVDATIAPAAKPATRPARPFFSSGPCAKPPGWSADKLATESLGRSHRAKIGKTRLAYSIDLMRELLNLPDTHRIGIVPGSDTGAFEMAMWTMLGARPVTTIAWESFGEGWVTDAAKQLKLDPTVIRAEYGQLPDLSAVDFSNDVLFTWNGTTSGVRVPNADFIPADREGLTFADATSAVFAYDIDWTKIDVATFSWQKVLGGEGGHGVLILGPRAVERLETYTPAWPLPKVFRLVSKGKLAEGVFKGETINTPSMLAVEDAIFALEWGKSLGGSAGLIARSDANAAALGKIVAERDWLGHLALDEASRSKTSVCLTVEGADEAFIKAFAALLEKEGAAYDIAGYRDAPAGLRIWCGATVETADIEALGPWLDWAYATVKAA from the coding sequence ATGACTGATTTGACTGCCGTTGACGCCACCATTGCGCCTGCCGCAAAGCCCGCAACCCGTCCGGCTCGCCCCTTTTTCTCTTCCGGTCCCTGCGCCAAGCCTCCGGGCTGGAGCGCCGACAAGCTGGCGACGGAGTCGCTCGGCCGCTCGCACCGCGCCAAGATCGGCAAAACTCGCCTCGCTTACAGCATCGACCTGATGCGTGAGTTGCTGAACCTGCCCGACACCCACCGCATCGGCATCGTCCCCGGCTCCGACACCGGCGCTTTCGAAATGGCGATGTGGACGATGCTGGGGGCGCGCCCCGTCACGACGATCGCCTGGGAAAGCTTCGGCGAAGGCTGGGTCACGGACGCCGCCAAGCAGCTTAAGCTCGACCCCACCGTCATCCGCGCCGAATACGGCCAGTTGCCCGACCTGAGCGCCGTTGATTTTTCCAACGACGTGCTGTTCACCTGGAACGGCACCACCTCGGGCGTGCGCGTGCCGAACGCCGATTTCATTCCCGCCGACCGCGAAGGCCTGACCTTTGCCGACGCGACCAGCGCGGTGTTCGCCTATGACATCGACTGGACGAAGATCGACGTCGCCACCTTCTCCTGGCAGAAGGTACTGGGCGGCGAGGGCGGCCATGGCGTGCTGATCCTTGGCCCCCGCGCGGTCGAACGCCTCGAAACCTACACCCCTGCCTGGCCGCTGCCCAAGGTGTTCCGCCTGGTGTCGAAGGGCAAGCTCGCCGAAGGCGTGTTCAAGGGCGAGACGATCAACACCCCCTCCATGCTGGCGGTCGAAGACGCGATCTTCGCGCTGGAATGGGGCAAGTCGCTCGGCGGTTCGGCTGGCCTGATCGCGCGTAGCGACGCCAATGCCGCCGCGCTTGGCAAGATCGTCGCGGAACGCGACTGGCTCGGCCATCTCGCGCTCGATGAAGCGTCGCGGTCGAAGACCAGCGTCTGCCTGACCGTCGAAGGCGCCGACGAAGCCTTCATCAAGGCCTTCGCCGCCCTCCTCGAAAAGGAAGGCGCCGCCTATGACATCGCCGGTTATCGCGATGCGCCCGCAGGGCTGCGCATCTGGTGCGGCGCGACCGTCGAAACCGCGGATATCGAAGCGCTCGGCCCGTGGCTCGACTGGGCCTATGCGACCGTGAAGGCCGCTTAA
- a CDS encoding LOG family protein → MTKKEIEERKFRPAREEAHDAKKQLGTPQTQSAAYKLAFQDTDFLLREDLRPVRFQLELLKPQLLMDEAKIASTFVFYGSARIPEPDQVQARIDAATTPEQKRIAENLGAKARYYEEARALARIAAEYPVNADGDRHFVVCSGGGPSIMEAANRGAIDVGQTTIGMNIVLPHEQAPNRFVTPELSFQFHYFALRKMHFLLRARALAVFPGGFGTFDEMFELLTLIQTGKMKPIPILLFGKDFWNRVVDFEALAEEGVISPTDLNLLTWVETAQDAWDAVQAFYRDSETLGG, encoded by the coding sequence ATGACGAAAAAAGAAATTGAAGAACGCAAATTCCGCCCGGCCCGCGAAGAGGCCCATGACGCCAAGAAGCAACTTGGCACCCCGCAGACTCAGAGCGCCGCCTACAAGCTGGCTTTCCAGGATACGGATTTCCTGCTGCGCGAAGATTTGCGCCCGGTGCGGTTCCAGCTGGAATTGTTGAAGCCCCAATTGCTGATGGACGAGGCGAAGATCGCATCGACCTTCGTCTTCTATGGCTCCGCGCGCATCCCCGAACCCGATCAGGTGCAGGCGCGGATCGACGCGGCGACGACGCCCGAACAGAAGCGCATCGCGGAAAATCTGGGCGCCAAGGCGCGCTATTATGAGGAAGCGCGCGCGCTGGCGCGGATCGCGGCGGAATATCCGGTCAATGCGGATGGCGACCGGCATTTCGTGGTCTGTTCGGGCGGTGGCCCCTCGATCATGGAAGCGGCCAATCGCGGCGCGATCGATGTCGGACAGACGACGATCGGCATGAATATCGTCCTGCCGCACGAACAGGCGCCCAATCGTTTTGTTACCCCGGAACTGAGTTTCCAGTTCCACTATTTCGCGCTGCGCAAGATGCACTTCCTGTTGCGTGCCCGCGCGCTGGCGGTCTTTCCCGGCGGGTTCGGCACGTTCGACGAGATGTTCGAACTGCTGACGCTGATCCAGACCGGCAAGATGAAGCCGATTCCGATCCTGCTGTTCGGCAAGGATTTCTGGAACCGGGTGGTGGATTTCGAGGCGCTGGCGGAGGAAGGGGTGATTTCGCCGACCGACCTCAACCTGCTGACCTGGGTCGAAACCGCGCAGGACGCGTGGGATGCGGTGCAGGCTTTCTATCGGGATAGTGAGACACTGGGCGGTTAA
- a CDS encoding ATP phosphoribosyltransferase regulatory subunit, with protein MIPPSLLPEGLSDRLPPQAEASARLARRVLDTVATHGYERVMPPLAEFEDTLTQRLKSMRAQDLVRAVDPVSQRSLAFRPDMTAQVGRIAATRLAAAPRPLRLSYAGPVIRQKASQLRPEREKLQLGAELIGSDSAAAAVEIVNIAIEALQAAGVTGITIDFTLPDLIDALAVGPLPLAAHEVEAVRTELDAKDAGALVAISPAAAAYLPLIEATGPFHPAMARLEAFSAQLGGAIDSRIAGLRAIAKPIGWDITLTLDPTERHGFEFQNWFGFSIFAEGFIGEIGRGGSYAIARADGADEPAMGFSLYPDPLIDAGFGGEAPKRLFLPLGHDAARATDLRAQGWHTVAALSQGEDGAAQRCSHWLDGASPRAY; from the coding sequence ATGATCCCGCCAAGCCTTCTCCCTGAAGGACTCTCCGATCGCCTGCCGCCGCAGGCCGAAGCCTCCGCGCGCCTCGCGCGCCGCGTGCTCGATACGGTCGCGACCCATGGCTATGAACGGGTCATGCCCCCACTCGCGGAGTTTGAGGATACGCTGACCCAGCGCCTCAAATCCATGCGCGCGCAGGATCTGGTCCGCGCCGTTGATCCGGTGTCGCAGCGCAGCCTGGCCTTCCGCCCGGACATGACGGCGCAGGTCGGCCGCATCGCCGCCACGCGCCTGGCCGCCGCGCCGCGCCCGCTGCGCCTGTCCTATGCCGGTCCCGTCATCCGCCAGAAGGCCAGCCAACTCCGCCCCGAACGCGAAAAACTCCAACTCGGCGCGGAATTGATCGGCAGCGACAGCGCCGCCGCCGCGGTGGAGATCGTCAACATCGCGATCGAAGCGTTGCAGGCGGCGGGCGTCACCGGCATCACCATCGACTTCACGCTGCCCGACCTGATCGACGCGCTGGCCGTCGGCCCGCTGCCGCTAGCCGCGCATGAAGTCGAGGCGGTCCGTACCGAACTAGACGCCAAGGACGCTGGCGCGCTCGTCGCGATCAGCCCCGCCGCCGCCGCCTATCTGCCGCTTATCGAAGCGACCGGGCCGTTCCACCCCGCCATGGCGCGGCTCGAAGCGTTCAGCGCGCAACTGGGCGGCGCGATCGACAGCCGGATCGCGGGCCTGCGCGCCATCGCCAAGCCGATCGGCTGGGACATCACCCTGACGCTCGACCCCACCGAACGGCATGGCTTTGAATTTCAGAACTGGTTCGGCTTCTCCATCTTCGCCGAAGGCTTCATCGGTGAAATCGGCCGCGGCGGCAGCTATGCCATCGCCCGGGCGGACGGTGCGGACGAACCGGCCATGGGCTTTTCCCTCTATCCCGACCCGCTGATCGACGCGGGGTTCGGCGGCGAAGCGCCCAAGCGCCTGTTTCTGCCGCTCGGCCATGACGCCGCGCGCGCGACCGACCTGCGCGCGCAAGGCTGGCATACCGTTGCCGCCCTGTCGCAAGGCGAGGATGGCGCGGCCCAGCGCTGCTCGCACTGGCTGGATGGCGCAAGCCCGCGCGCCTATTGA
- a CDS encoding Pr6Pr family membrane protein — translation MTGYRIGAAIVALVSLTGIMVQFDATLTQTGSVGATLWTLLRFFTIWANMLVVLTLGAIALGRDVSPRLVGGMLLSILLVGIIYGLLLRGLLSLSGGALLADALLHKVTPLLVPLWWIGFAAKGRLGWRDPWIWAIFPAAYLPYALLRGLAEGHYAYPFINVTKLGIGQVAINAVLIAIGFVAAGHALVWIDRRFSARPLPPPPTR, via the coding sequence ATGACGGGCTATCGCATCGGCGCGGCGATCGTGGCGCTGGTCAGCCTGACGGGCATCATGGTGCAGTTCGATGCGACGCTGACGCAGACCGGGTCGGTCGGCGCGACGCTGTGGACGCTGCTGCGATTTTTCACCATCTGGGCCAATATGCTGGTCGTGCTGACGCTGGGCGCGATTGCGCTGGGCCGCGATGTTTCGCCCCGGCTGGTGGGCGGGATGCTGCTGTCGATCCTGCTGGTCGGGATCATCTACGGGCTGCTGCTGCGCGGGTTGCTGTCGCTCAGCGGCGGGGCGTTGCTGGCGGATGCCTTGCTGCACAAGGTGACGCCGCTGCTGGTGCCGCTATGGTGGATCGGCTTTGCCGCCAAGGGTCGGCTGGGCTGGCGCGATCCCTGGATATGGGCGATCTTCCCGGCCGCCTACCTGCCCTATGCCCTGCTGCGGGGGCTGGCGGAGGGGCATTATGCCTATCCCTTTATCAATGTGACGAAGCTGGGCATCGGGCAGGTCGCGATCAACGCGGTGCTGATCGCGATCGGCTTCGTCGCGGCGGGCCATGCGCTAGTGTGGATCGACCGGCGGTTCAGCGCGCGGCCTTTGCCGCCTCCGCCCACCAGATAA
- the dapD gene encoding 2,3,4,5-tetrahydropyridine-2,6-dicarboxylate N-succinyltransferase: MSQDLIATIDAAWDDRANVSLTTQGDVRQAVDKALALLDRGELRVAEPTAEGWQVNQWAKKAVLLSFRLNDNAMIDNGPGAGHWWDKVPSKFAGWDEAAFRAAGFRAVPGSFARAGAHIAKNVILMPSFVNIGAFVDEGTMVDTWVTVGSCAQIGKNVHLSGGVGIGGVLEPLQADPVIIEDDCFIGARSEVVEGVRIGKGSVLSMGVFISQSTKIIDRTTGEIFMGEVPPYSVIVPGNLPGKPLPDGTPGPSLYCAVIVKRVDAQTRSKTAINDLLRD; this comes from the coding sequence ATGAGCCAAGACCTGATCGCCACTATCGACGCCGCGTGGGACGACCGCGCCAATGTCAGCCTGACTACGCAGGGCGATGTGCGCCAGGCGGTGGACAAGGCGCTGGCTCTGCTGGACAGGGGCGAACTGCGCGTCGCCGAGCCGACCGCTGAGGGTTGGCAGGTCAACCAATGGGCGAAGAAGGCCGTATTGCTGAGCTTCCGCCTGAACGACAACGCCATGATCGACAATGGTCCGGGCGCGGGCCATTGGTGGGACAAGGTGCCGAGCAAGTTTGCCGGATGGGACGAAGCCGCGTTCCGCGCCGCCGGTTTCCGCGCCGTGCCGGGCAGCTTCGCCCGCGCGGGCGCGCATATCGCCAAGAATGTCATCCTGATGCCCAGTTTCGTCAATATCGGCGCGTTCGTTGACGAAGGCACGATGGTCGATACCTGGGTAACGGTGGGCAGTTGCGCGCAGATCGGCAAGAATGTCCATCTGTCGGGCGGCGTGGGCATCGGCGGCGTGCTGGAGCCGTTGCAGGCGGACCCGGTGATCATCGAGGATGATTGCTTCATCGGCGCGCGGTCCGAAGTGGTGGAAGGCGTGCGCATCGGCAAGGGATCTGTCCTGTCGATGGGCGTGTTCATCAGCCAGTCGACCAAGATCATCGATCGCACCACCGGCGAGATTTTCATGGGCGAAGTGCCGCCCTATTCGGTGATCGTGCCCGGCAACCTGCCCGGCAAGCCGCTGCCCGACGGTACGCCCGGTCCCAGCCTCTATTGCGCGGTGATCGTCAAGCGCGTCGACGCGCAGACCCGGTCGAAGACGGCGATCAACGACCTGCTGCGCGATTAA
- the serA gene encoding phosphoglycerate dehydrogenase: MPKVLISDKMDPRAAAIFRERGVEVDEITGKTPEELIAIIGDYDGLAIRSSTKVTKAILDAATNLKVIGRAGIGVDNVDIPYASAKGVIVMNTPFGNSITTAEHAIALMFALARQLPEANAQTQQGLWPKNGFMGVEVTGKTLGLIGAGNIGSIVATRALGLKMKVVAFDPFLTPERAIEMGVEKADLDTLLARADFITLHTPLTDQTRNILSRDNLAKTKKGVRIINCARGGLIDEAALKDALDSGQVAGAALDVFQTEPAKDSPLFGTPNFICTPHLGASTDEAQVNVALQVADQLSDYLLDGGITNALNVPSLSAEEAPKLKPYMALAEKLGSLVGQLEGDQITGVAVEVEGHAAELNQKPITAAVLAGLMRVYSDTVNMVNAPFLAKERGLDVREVRHDREGDYQTLVRVTVTTENGDKSVAGTLFGHAQPRLVELFGIKVEADLDGTMLYIVNQDAPGFIGRLGSTLGEADVNVGTFHLGRRNQGGEAVLLLSVDGTVTEPLRWEICNLTGVKQVKLLRFA, from the coding sequence ATGCCCAAAGTCCTTATTTCCGACAAGATGGACCCGCGCGCCGCCGCGATCTTCCGTGAACGTGGCGTGGAAGTCGATGAAATCACCGGCAAGACCCCCGAAGAACTGATCGCCATCATCGGCGACTATGACGGTCTCGCCATCCGTTCGTCCACGAAGGTGACGAAGGCGATCCTGGACGCCGCCACCAACCTCAAGGTCATCGGCCGCGCAGGCATCGGCGTCGACAATGTCGACATCCCCTATGCCAGCGCCAAGGGCGTGATCGTCATGAACACGCCGTTCGGCAATAGCATCACCACCGCCGAACATGCGATCGCGCTGATGTTCGCGCTCGCCCGCCAACTGCCCGAAGCCAACGCCCAGACGCAGCAGGGTCTGTGGCCCAAGAACGGCTTCATGGGCGTGGAAGTCACCGGCAAGACGCTGGGCCTGATCGGCGCGGGCAATATCGGTTCGATCGTCGCCACCCGCGCGCTCGGCCTCAAGATGAAGGTCGTCGCCTTCGACCCGTTCCTGACGCCCGAACGCGCCATCGAAATGGGCGTGGAAAAGGCCGATCTCGACACGCTGCTGGCCCGCGCCGACTTCATCACGCTGCACACGCCGCTGACCGACCAGACCCGCAACATCCTCAGCCGCGACAACCTCGCCAAGACCAAGAAGGGCGTGCGCATCATCAACTGCGCGCGTGGCGGCCTGATCGATGAAGCCGCGCTCAAGGACGCGCTGGATTCGGGCCAGGTCGCGGGCGCCGCGCTCGACGTGTTCCAGACCGAACCGGCCAAGGATTCGCCTTTGTTCGGCACGCCGAACTTCATCTGCACCCCGCATCTGGGCGCATCGACCGACGAAGCGCAGGTCAATGTCGCGCTCCAGGTCGCTGACCAGCTGTCCGACTATCTGCTCGACGGCGGCATCACCAATGCGCTGAACGTGCCATCGCTGTCGGCAGAAGAAGCGCCCAAGCTCAAGCCCTATATGGCGCTGGCCGAAAAGCTGGGCAGCCTGGTGGGTCAGCTGGAAGGCGACCAGATCACCGGCGTCGCGGTAGAAGTCGAAGGCCATGCCGCCGAACTGAACCAGAAGCCCATCACCGCCGCGGTCCTCGCCGGCCTGATGCGCGTCTATTCGGACACGGTGAACATGGTCAACGCGCCCTTCCTGGCGAAGGAGCGTGGCCTGGACGTGCGTGAAGTACGCCACGACCGCGAAGGCGACTACCAGACGCTGGTGCGCGTTACCGTCACCACCGAAAATGGCGACAAGTCGGTCGCAGGCACGCTGTTCGGCCACGCCCAGCCGCGCCTCGTCGAACTGTTCGGCATCAAGGTGGAGGCCGATCTCGACGGCACGATGCTCTATATCGTCAACCAGGACGCGCCCGGCTTCATCGGCCGCCTGGGTTCGACGCTGGGCGAAGCCGACGTCAATGTCGGCACCTTCCACCTGGGCCGTCGCAACCAGGGCGGCGAAGCCGTGCTGCTGCTGTCGGTCGATGGCACCGTCACCGAACCGCTGCGCTGGGAAATCTGCAACCTGACCGGCGTGAAGCAGGTGAAGCTGCTGCGCTTCGCGTAA
- a CDS encoding NADPH-dependent FMN reductase, whose amino-acid sequence MALDILVLYGSYRRGRLGIRLADYIVREIEALGHSAELIDAKAIDLPMLDWRYSDYPPGEAPAAMAQLADRLTAADAFIFVAGEYNRGMQPGLKNLVDHYLKEFDRRPAAIASYSMGRFAGVNSHADWTVTLSAMGMVVVPERLSVGQIGQTLDDNAQPQGDGGAALERGFAGFAKSLIWWAEAAKAAR is encoded by the coding sequence ATGGCGCTCGATATCCTCGTCCTCTACGGCTCCTATCGGCGTGGCCGTCTCGGCATCCGTCTCGCAGACTATATCGTCCGGGAAATCGAAGCCTTGGGCCACAGCGCCGAACTCATCGATGCCAAGGCGATCGACCTCCCCATGCTCGACTGGCGCTATAGCGACTATCCGCCCGGTGAAGCCCCCGCCGCCATGGCGCAATTGGCCGATCGCTTGACTGCCGCCGACGCCTTCATCTTCGTCGCGGGCGAATATAATCGCGGGATGCAGCCGGGCCTCAAAAATCTGGTCGACCATTATCTCAAGGAATTCGATCGCCGCCCCGCCGCCATCGCCAGCTATTCGATGGGCCGCTTTGCAGGCGTGAACAGTCACGCCGACTGGACGGTGACGCTATCCGCCATGGGCATGGTCGTCGTGCCCGAACGCCTGAGCGTCGGCCAGATCGGCCAGACGCTGGACGACAATGCGCAGCCGCAGGGCGACGGCGGCGCAGCGCTGGAGCGCGGCTTTGCCGGTTTCGCGAAAAGCCTTATCTGGTGGGCGGAGGCGGCAAAGGCCGCGCGCTGA
- a CDS encoding extensin-like domain-containing protein produces the protein MEKRVTETGFLRGAALAVLCATMLSACSGDLVPRGRMARAPTPPTQPSRPVRAPAQPAMETRQCFARLESQAVAFTPLPDRNFGGGCSAVNSVKLLDIGVPATNLGAMTCNLAANFAAWARYGVQPAARLVLGAEIEKIETFGTYNCRPIAGSGRLSEHAHSNAIDVSAFVLSDGRRISIQKDWDGDRQTRQFLKLVHASACKRFNTVLSPDYNAAHRDHFHFDMGGRGGFCR, from the coding sequence ATGGAAAAGCGGGTGACGGAAACAGGGTTTCTGCGCGGCGCGGCCTTGGCCGTGTTATGTGCAACGATGCTGAGCGCGTGCAGCGGCGACCTGGTCCCGCGCGGGCGAATGGCGCGCGCGCCGACGCCGCCGACACAGCCGTCCAGGCCCGTGCGTGCGCCTGCACAACCAGCGATGGAAACGCGGCAATGTTTCGCCAGGCTGGAGTCGCAGGCGGTCGCCTTCACCCCCCTGCCCGACCGGAATTTCGGTGGCGGGTGCAGCGCGGTCAACAGCGTCAAGCTGCTCGACATCGGCGTGCCTGCGACCAATTTGGGCGCGATGACGTGCAATCTGGCGGCCAATTTCGCGGCCTGGGCGCGCTATGGCGTGCAACCTGCGGCGCGGCTAGTGCTGGGCGCGGAAATCGAGAAGATCGAGACGTTCGGCACCTACAATTGCCGACCGATCGCCGGCAGCGGCAGGCTGAGCGAACATGCGCATAGCAATGCGATCGACGTGTCCGCCTTCGTCCTGAGCGACGGACGGCGCATCAGCATCCAGAAGGATTGGGACGGCGACCGGCAGACGCGCCAGTTCCTGAAATTGGTCCATGCCAGCGCGTGCAAGCGGTTCAACACGGTGCTCAGCCCGGACTATAACGCCGCGCATCGCGACCATTTTCATTTCGACATGGGCGGGCGTGGGGGATTTTGCCGCTGA
- a CDS encoding adenylosuccinate synthase → MANVTVIGAQWGDEGKGKIVDWLSERADVVARFQGGHNAGHTLVVGEKVYKLSLLPSGIVRGTLSVIGNGVVLDPWHFRDEVAKLKGQGVTITPDNLQIAETCPLILPFHRDLDGLREDASGAGKIGTTRRGIGPAYEDKVGRRAIRVCDLAHLDDLDLQIDRLTAHHDALRAGFGEAPIDRAQLMADLTEIADFILPFVKPVWLTLNKAKADGKRILFEGAQGTLLDIDHGTYPFVTSSNTVAGTAASGTGLGPNAAGFVLGIVKAYTTRVGSGPFPTELEDATGQRLGERGHEFGTVTGRKRRCGWFDAVLVRQSIAVSGVTGIALTKLDVLDGFDTLKICVGYKIGDQTYDYLPAHAQDQAKAQPIYEDIEGWQDTTAGARSWADLPAQAIKYIRRIEELIGCPVTLVSTSPERDDTILVRDPFAD, encoded by the coding sequence GTGGCAAATGTGACCGTGATCGGCGCCCAATGGGGCGACGAAGGCAAAGGCAAGATCGTCGACTGGCTGTCGGAGCGTGCCGACGTCGTCGCCCGTTTCCAGGGCGGGCATAATGCCGGCCATACGCTGGTGGTGGGCGAAAAGGTTTACAAGCTGTCGCTGCTGCCGTCGGGCATCGTGCGCGGCACCTTGAGCGTCATCGGAAATGGCGTCGTGCTGGACCCCTGGCACTTCCGCGATGAGGTCGCCAAGCTCAAGGGGCAGGGTGTCACCATCACGCCAGACAATCTCCAGATCGCCGAAACCTGCCCGCTGATCCTGCCCTTTCACCGCGACCTCGACGGCCTGCGCGAAGATGCATCGGGCGCGGGCAAGATCGGCACCACCCGTCGCGGCATCGGCCCGGCCTATGAGGACAAGGTCGGCCGCCGCGCTATCCGCGTCTGCGACCTGGCCCATCTGGACGATCTCGACCTCCAGATCGACCGCCTGACCGCCCATCATGACGCCCTGCGCGCGGGCTTTGGCGAAGCGCCGATCGATCGCGCGCAGCTGATGGCCGACCTCACCGAAATCGCCGACTTCATCCTGCCCTTCGTCAAGCCGGTCTGGCTGACGCTGAACAAGGCGAAGGCGGACGGTAAGCGCATCCTGTTCGAAGGTGCGCAGGGCACGCTGCTCGACATCGATCATGGCACCTATCCCTTCGTCACCTCGTCCAACACGGTGGCGGGTACGGCCGCCAGCGGCACCGGCCTTGGTCCCAATGCGGCGGGCTTCGTCCTTGGCATCGTCAAGGCCTATACTACCCGCGTCGGCTCCGGCCCGTTCCCCACCGAATTGGAAGACGCCACCGGCCAGCGGCTGGGCGAACGCGGCCATGAGTTCGGCACCGTCACCGGCCGCAAGCGCCGCTGCGGCTGGTTCGACGCCGTGCTGGTGCGCCAATCGATCGCGGTATCGGGCGTCACCGGCATCGCGCTCACCAAGCTGGACGTACTCGATGGCTTCGACACGCTGAAAATCTGCGTCGGCTATAAGATCGGCGACCAGACCTACGACTATTTGCCCGCCCATGCGCAGGATCAGGCGAAGGCGCAGCCGATCTATGAGGATATCGAAGGCTGGCAGGACACGACGGCGGGCGCGCGCAGCTGGGCGGACCTGCCCGCACAGGCGATCAAATATATCCGCCGGATCGAGGAGCTGATCGGCTGCCCGGTCACGCTCGTCTCCACCAGCCCCGAACGCGACGACACCATCCTCGTCCGCGATCCCTTCGCGGATTAA